A section of the Streptomyces sp. NBC_01591 genome encodes:
- a CDS encoding ZIP family metal transporter, with protein sequence MAVFVALGAFLMTLAGGWVAQRVTDRRHLVLGFAGGLMLGVVGLDLLPEAIDAAGEPVFGVPAALLLFVGGFLLAHLVERLLAVRQAAHGAGEERVPQVGLTAAAAMVGHSLMDGIALGAAFQVGAGMGAAVALAVITHDFADGFNTYTITSLYGNARRKAMIMLFADALAPIVGAATTLLFTLPEQLLGCYLGFFSGALLYLAAAEILPEAHHEHPARSTLLCTVAGVGFIWLVVGIAD encoded by the coding sequence ATGGCGGTGTTCGTCGCGCTCGGCGCGTTCCTGATGACCCTGGCAGGCGGCTGGGTCGCCCAGCGCGTCACCGACCGCCGTCACCTGGTGCTCGGCTTCGCCGGCGGACTGATGCTCGGAGTGGTCGGCCTGGACCTGCTGCCGGAGGCGATCGATGCCGCGGGCGAACCCGTCTTCGGCGTCCCGGCCGCCCTGCTGCTGTTCGTGGGCGGCTTCCTCCTCGCCCACCTCGTGGAGCGGCTGCTCGCCGTACGCCAGGCGGCGCACGGCGCGGGCGAGGAGCGGGTGCCGCAGGTCGGGCTCACAGCAGCGGCGGCGATGGTCGGCCACAGCCTGATGGACGGCATCGCACTCGGCGCCGCCTTCCAGGTGGGCGCCGGCATGGGAGCCGCCGTCGCCCTCGCCGTCATCACGCACGACTTCGCCGACGGCTTCAACACGTACACGATCACCAGCCTGTACGGGAACGCCCGCCGCAAGGCCATGATCATGCTGTTCGCAGACGCCCTGGCGCCGATCGTGGGCGCCGCGACGACACTGCTGTTCACACTTCCGGAGCAACTCCTCGGCTGCTATCTCGGCTTCTTCAGCGGCGCGCTGCTCTACCTCGCCGCCGCCGAGATCCTTCCCGAGGCGCACCACGAACACCCGGCCCGCTCCACGCTGCTGTGCACCGTGGCCGGGGTGGGCTTCATCTGGCTCGTGGTGGGCATCGCGGACTGA
- a CDS encoding SCO1860 family LAETG-anchored protein, producing the protein MNSNTFRLAALAVAAAPVALLVAVPAQAATATTTTTGDGKASAVVLRTALDVSLLNKTVDVPLKATLNEVQAPADAKETALSVRLDGVEGGRPVSVLAADVATANATVDKHRAEGYSNVAKARVHVPGLPLLSLIEVEKVTSKAVCEVGRKPVAESNVLGHVSVLGKRINLTAGGTTQVTVPGVGEVTLDLSKTHTTSRTAAATALQLKVSVNPLKLNVADVRGEITLAEATCETPKPSGPGGGDNGGSSNGGSSNGGSTNGGSTNGGSSSGGSSDGGSGNGGSSGGGSSDGGTSGNGGSTTGSTSGGGVKPQTGTDHEPAVDSNLAETGGSSTTPYIAGGAAVLLAAGAGAVVVARRRAQG; encoded by the coding sequence TTGAACAGCAACACCTTCCGCCTGGCCGCCCTGGCGGTCGCCGCCGCTCCCGTCGCCCTGCTGGTCGCCGTCCCGGCGCAGGCCGCCACCGCGACTACCACGACCACCGGCGACGGGAAGGCGAGCGCGGTCGTGCTCCGTACCGCACTCGACGTCTCGCTCCTGAACAAGACGGTCGACGTGCCGCTCAAGGCCACGCTCAATGAGGTGCAGGCACCCGCCGACGCCAAGGAGACCGCGCTCAGCGTGCGGCTCGACGGCGTGGAGGGCGGCCGGCCGGTCAGCGTGCTCGCCGCCGATGTGGCCACCGCGAACGCGACCGTCGACAAGCACCGGGCCGAGGGCTACAGCAATGTGGCCAAGGCCCGCGTCCATGTGCCCGGACTGCCGCTGCTCTCGCTGATCGAGGTGGAGAAGGTCACGTCCAAGGCGGTCTGCGAGGTGGGCAGGAAGCCGGTCGCCGAGTCGAACGTGCTGGGACACGTGTCGGTCCTCGGCAAGCGCATCAACCTCACCGCGGGCGGTACCACGCAGGTCACGGTTCCGGGTGTCGGCGAGGTGACCCTCGACCTCTCGAAGACGCACACCACCTCGCGCACCGCCGCGGCGACCGCCCTGCAGCTGAAGGTCTCCGTCAATCCGCTCAAGCTGAACGTCGCCGATGTGCGCGGCGAGATCACGCTCGCCGAGGCGACCTGCGAGACACCGAAGCCGAGCGGACCGGGCGGCGGCGACAACGGTGGTTCGAGCAACGGTGGTTCGAGCAACGGTGGTTCGACCAACGGTGGTTCGACCAACGGGGGGTCGAGCAGCGGCGGGTCGAGTGACGGAGGTTCCGGCAACGGCGGTTCCAGCGGCGGTGGTTCCAGTGATGGAGGTACCTCAGGCAACGGCGGAAGCACGACCGGTTCCACCAGTGGTGGCGGGGTGAAGCCGCAGACCGGCACCGACCACGAACCGGCCGTCGACTCGAACCTCGCGGAGACGGGCGGCAGTTCCACCACGCCGTACATCGCGGGCGGCGCGGCCGTACTGCTGGCGGCGGGTGCCGGTGCGGTGGTCGTGGCCAGGCGCCGCGCCCAGGGCTGA
- a CDS encoding amidohydrolase family protein, translating into MLHVKGRVLVGPEDVRDELWAVDGRISYGRPAGADGAVTVTGWVLPGLVDAHCHVGLDHHGAVDAATSEKQALADREAGALLLRDAGSPADTRWIDDREDLPKIIRAGRHIARPRRYTRNYAHEIEPDELVAYVAQEARRGDGWVKLVGDWIDREVGDLTALWPREAVGAAIAEAHRLGARVTAHCFAEDSLRDLVEAGIDCIEHATGLTEDTIPLFAERGVAIVPTLVNIATFPSLAAGGDAKFPRWSAHMRRLHERRYDTVRAAYDAGVPVFVGTDAGGVLAHGLVADEVAELVKAGIPALEALSATTWGARQWLGRPVLEEGAPADLVVYDEDPRADVRVLAAPRRVVLNGRVIG; encoded by the coding sequence GTGCTGCACGTGAAGGGGCGGGTGCTCGTCGGTCCCGAGGACGTCCGCGACGAGCTCTGGGCGGTCGACGGACGGATCTCGTACGGGAGGCCGGCCGGCGCGGACGGGGCGGTGACCGTCACCGGCTGGGTGCTGCCGGGCCTGGTGGACGCCCACTGCCACGTCGGGCTCGACCACCACGGCGCCGTGGACGCGGCGACCAGTGAGAAGCAGGCCCTCGCCGACCGGGAGGCGGGTGCGCTGCTGCTGCGGGACGCGGGTTCACCGGCCGACACCCGGTGGATCGACGACCGCGAGGACCTGCCGAAGATCATCAGGGCCGGCCGGCACATCGCCAGGCCCCGCAGGTACACCCGGAACTACGCCCACGAGATCGAGCCGGACGAGCTGGTCGCGTACGTCGCGCAGGAGGCGCGCCGCGGCGACGGCTGGGTGAAGCTGGTCGGCGACTGGATCGACCGGGAGGTGGGCGATCTGACCGCCCTCTGGCCGCGCGAGGCGGTCGGGGCGGCCATCGCCGAGGCGCACCGGCTCGGCGCCCGGGTCACCGCGCACTGCTTCGCCGAGGACTCGCTGCGCGATCTCGTCGAGGCCGGGATCGACTGCATCGAGCACGCCACCGGGCTCACCGAGGACACCATTCCGCTGTTCGCCGAGCGTGGTGTCGCGATCGTCCCCACCCTGGTCAACATCGCCACGTTCCCCTCGCTCGCGGCGGGCGGCGACGCCAAGTTCCCCCGCTGGTCGGCCCATATGCGGCGGCTGCACGAGCGGCGCTACGACACGGTGCGCGCGGCGTACGACGCCGGGGTCCCGGTCTTCGTCGGCACCGACGCGGGCGGTGTGCTCGCCCACGGACTGGTGGCGGACGAGGTCGCCGAGCTGGTGAAGGCGGGCATCCCGGCCCTGGAGGCGCTGTCCGCGACGACCTGGGGCGCGCGGCAGTGGCTGGGGCGGCCGGTGCTGGAGGAGGGCGCCCCGGCGGACCTGGTGGTGTACGACGAGGACCCGCGGGCGGACGTACGGGTGCTCGCGGCGCCGCGGCGGGTGGTGCTGAACGGGCGGGTGATCGGCTGA
- a CDS encoding pyridoxal-phosphate-dependent aminotransferase family protein, whose product MTHPFLDLAPLTAAHFSAIEKRVAGLLATEQDVVIMQGEALLPLEGCIRGGARPGSTALNVVTGPYGQTFGNWLRDCGANVVDLAVPFHTAVTADQVARALAEHPEIDFVSLVHAEAATGNTNPVAEIGEVVRSHGALFMLDAVASVGAEPLLPDVWGVDLCVIGAQKAMGGPAGVSAVSVSERAWERIAANPEAPRRSYLSLLDWKERWIDGGRRALLHAPAQLEMLALEACVERIETEGLDALMARHAAAAAATRAGAVALGGGLAPYVHEAKEAAPVATTLRAPEGIDAAELVARALAADPSLPLIAGGGALSKEMIRVNHYGVDATRGAVQSSLAALGAALADAGRQVDLEAARKAVSEAWPSA is encoded by the coding sequence GTGACGCACCCCTTCCTCGACCTCGCCCCGCTCACCGCCGCGCACTTCTCGGCCATCGAGAAGCGGGTGGCCGGCCTCCTCGCCACCGAGCAGGACGTCGTCATCATGCAGGGCGAGGCGCTGCTCCCCCTCGAAGGCTGCATCCGGGGCGGCGCCCGGCCCGGCTCGACCGCGCTGAACGTCGTCACCGGGCCCTACGGGCAGACCTTCGGGAACTGGCTGCGGGACTGCGGTGCCAATGTGGTCGATCTCGCGGTCCCCTTCCACACGGCGGTCACCGCCGACCAGGTCGCGCGGGCGCTGGCCGAGCACCCGGAGATCGACTTCGTCTCCCTGGTCCACGCGGAGGCGGCGACCGGCAACACCAATCCGGTCGCCGAGATCGGCGAGGTGGTCCGTTCGCACGGGGCGCTGTTCATGCTGGACGCCGTCGCCTCGGTGGGTGCCGAGCCGCTGCTGCCGGACGTGTGGGGCGTCGACCTCTGCGTGATCGGCGCGCAGAAGGCGATGGGCGGCCCGGCCGGGGTGTCGGCGGTTTCGGTGAGCGAGCGCGCCTGGGAGCGGATCGCCGCCAACCCCGAGGCGCCGCGCCGCTCGTACCTCTCGCTCCTGGACTGGAAGGAACGCTGGATCGACGGCGGCCGCCGGGCCCTGCTGCATGCCCCCGCCCAGCTGGAGATGCTGGCGCTGGAGGCCTGTGTGGAGCGGATCGAGACCGAGGGGCTGGATGCGCTGATGGCGCGGCACGCCGCTGCCGCCGCGGCGACGCGTGCGGGTGCGGTGGCACTCGGCGGCGGCCTTGCGCCGTACGTGCACGAGGCGAAGGAAGCGGCGCCGGTCGCGACGACGCTGCGCGCCCCCGAGGGGATCGACGCCGCCGAGCTGGTCGCACGGGCACTCGCGGCCGACCCTTCGCTGCCGCTGATCGCGGGCGGGGGCGCGCTGTCCAAGGAGATGATCCGGGTCAATCACTACGGCGTGGACGCGACCCGGGGCGCGGTGCAGTCCTCGCTCGCGGCACTGGGGGCGGCGCTGGCCGACGCGGGCCGGCAGGTCGACCTCGAAGCTGCCCGCAAGGCCGTTTCGGAGGCCTGGCCGAGCGCGTAG
- a CDS encoding class I SAM-dependent methyltransferase encodes MHCGVELTAYLVNESRARMPELAEDPLAAAWIPDSDRPAVRELWDEFAGTVYPHDDLVVSLRGRYIADTLARSLRENPDTVLVVCGAGFSSYPWLLPFRTALEVDLPDMAAAKRSRTAELVASGVLPERDVHHHAADLSSPAAREELVALVRKLADGRPVAYVAEGLVFYLPSDAARAVVGLGAEFGSCVVTAVSYWPAAAAGSKVLADQRQWFRSRSVPEEASYLTHHGLTSLLGKEIEDCGPEDLQQRYLHRVDVPESDLIPEYVAVSWSAPAQNVPGQGVPGQTEVAR; translated from the coding sequence ATGCACTGTGGAGTAGAACTGACCGCCTATCTCGTCAACGAGTCGCGTGCGCGGATGCCGGAGCTCGCCGAGGACCCCTTGGCGGCCGCCTGGATTCCGGACAGCGACCGGCCCGCGGTGCGCGAGCTGTGGGACGAGTTCGCCGGCACCGTCTACCCGCACGACGATCTGGTCGTCTCGCTGCGCGGCAGGTACATCGCGGACACCCTGGCGCGCTCACTGCGCGAGAATCCGGACACGGTGCTCGTCGTGTGCGGGGCCGGCTTCTCCTCGTACCCGTGGCTCCTGCCGTTCCGGACGGCTCTCGAAGTGGACCTGCCGGACATGGCCGCGGCCAAGCGGTCCCGGACGGCAGAGCTGGTGGCGTCCGGAGTCCTGCCGGAGCGGGACGTCCACCATCACGCGGCCGACCTCAGCAGCCCTGCCGCACGGGAAGAACTCGTCGCCCTGGTACGCAAATTGGCCGACGGGCGCCCGGTGGCCTATGTGGCCGAGGGCCTGGTCTTCTATCTGCCGTCGGACGCGGCACGCGCGGTCGTCGGCCTCGGGGCCGAGTTCGGCTCGTGCGTGGTCACCGCCGTCAGCTACTGGCCCGCCGCCGCCGCGGGGAGCAAGGTCCTCGCCGACCAGCGGCAGTGGTTCCGCAGCCGTTCGGTTCCGGAGGAGGCCTCCTACCTGACCCACCACGGCCTGACATCGCTGCTCGGCAAGGAGATCGAGGACTGCGGTCCGGAGGACCTGCAGCAGCGGTACCTCCACCGGGTGGACGTGCCCGAGTCCGACCTGATTCCCGAGTACGTGGCCGTTTCCTGGAGCGCTCCCGCGCAGAACGTTCCCGGGCAGGGCGTTCCGGGGCAGACCGAGGTGGCGCGTTGA
- a CDS encoding VOC family protein: MTSLVRHITIDCADAYKLAGFWAGALGARLSDDDAPGDPEALVESPGAALLFIQVPEPKSAKNRVHLDIQPQDRTRDEEVERLLGLGAALVADHRKPDGRGWATLADPEGNEFCVECGAAERAALTGTRLPVTADDVTTAVRLAVAALQKSPVDDWHVPAGSLEWSCWETAEHLSDDLFSYAAQLGPQRPALDTYLPYRWSPEREGGPWNAVFADRSAGPDGLLQTLEASGALLAAMVRTASPELRSYHSYGVSDPEGFAAMGVVETLVHTHDLAVSLDVDWTPPAGLCDRVLARLFPDAPRDADRWAVLCWATGRGELPGRPRVTSWKWHGAPLDGAGQE; this comes from the coding sequence ATGACCTCACTCGTACGTCACATCACGATCGACTGCGCCGACGCCTACAAACTGGCCGGCTTCTGGGCCGGGGCGCTCGGCGCACGGCTCTCGGACGACGACGCCCCCGGTGATCCCGAGGCGCTCGTCGAGTCCCCCGGTGCCGCGCTGCTGTTCATCCAGGTGCCGGAGCCCAAGAGCGCCAAGAACCGCGTCCACCTGGACATCCAGCCGCAGGACCGGACCAGGGACGAGGAGGTCGAGCGGCTGCTCGGCCTCGGCGCCGCCCTCGTCGCCGACCACCGAAAGCCCGACGGGCGGGGCTGGGCGACGCTCGCCGATCCCGAGGGCAACGAGTTCTGCGTCGAGTGCGGTGCGGCGGAACGGGCGGCCCTGACCGGGACCCGGCTGCCGGTCACGGCGGACGACGTGACCACCGCCGTACGCCTCGCGGTCGCCGCCCTCCAGAAGTCCCCGGTGGACGACTGGCACGTTCCGGCGGGGTCGTTGGAGTGGAGCTGCTGGGAGACCGCGGAGCATCTGAGCGACGACCTCTTCTCCTACGCGGCCCAACTGGGCCCGCAGCGGCCGGCGCTGGACACGTACCTCCCGTACCGCTGGAGCCCCGAACGCGAGGGCGGTCCGTGGAACGCGGTCTTCGCGGACCGGTCGGCCGGACCCGACGGACTGCTCCAGACGCTGGAGGCGAGCGGCGCGCTGCTCGCCGCGATGGTCCGGACGGCCTCGCCCGAACTCCGCTCGTACCACTCCTACGGGGTGTCCGACCCGGAGGGCTTCGCGGCGATGGGGGTCGTGGAGACCCTGGTGCACACGCACGATCTCGCCGTGAGCCTGGATGTCGACTGGACCCCGCCCGCCGGCCTCTGCGACCGGGTGCTGGCCCGGCTGTTCCCGGACGCCCCGAGGGACGCCGACCGGTGGGCCGTGCTGTGCTGGGCCACCGGCCGCGGCGAGCTGCCCGGCCGCCCGCGCGTCACCTCGTGGAAGTGGCACGGCGCTCCGCTGGACGGGGCCGGTCAGGAGTAG
- a CDS encoding SpoIIE family protein phosphatase, which yields MRSLTGRYPRSLAGQVFALQVAVVVLLVAAAVLALVVESRYDNSAEARDRSIAVAQTFAHSPGLLTALKAPDPSAVLQPLTEAGRKAAGVDFIVVTDTEGIRYTHPRPELIGKRIVATIAPALAGHVYTETVNGPLGREAQAIVPVHDHAQVVALVAAGMKVEKVTGAVARQIPIILGAGAIALGLATSGTALVARRLRRQTHRLAPAEMNRMYEHHDAVLHAVREGVLIVSKDGRLLLANDEARRLLDLPLDAEGRRVSDLSGLDPGMLELLTSGRAATDEVHLAGSRLLAVNQRPTDRHGGPQGTVATLRDSTELRTLSGRAENARERLRLLYDAGLGIGTTLDVVRTADELTEIAVPRLADFATVDLAEPVLHGDEPTSTDTDMRRTAVRGIRDDHPLYELGQLINFLPSTPQAQAFATGRPELVPDLAAAPGWLAQDPERTRTIVDYGIHSLITVPLQARGVILGMANFWRSEKPQPFEEDDLSLAEELVARAAVSIDNARRYTREHVMAVTLQRSLLPRALPEQSALDVAYRYLPALSGVSGDWFDVIPLPGGRVALVVGDVVGHGLHAAATMGRLRTAVHNFSTLDFPPDEILRHLDDLVGRIDQEEAETTADAGITGATCLYAIYDPVSRHCAMARAGHPPPALVRPDGSVSFPDLPAGPPLGLGGMPFETAELEVAEGTQFVLYTDGLIEDRTRDIDVGIELLRQALACHPDRSPEESCQAVLDALLPDRPKDDVALLIARTRATRPDHVADWDVPFDPAAVAGMRAAVAEKVDDWGLSELTFATELLLSELITNAIRYGSAPVTVRLLRDRTLTCEVADSSSTSPHLRDAAAMDEGGRGLFLVARLAERWGTRYTPQGKVIWAEMSLPRPDGNAEGTAWSDVLDAEL from the coding sequence ATGCGGTCACTCACGGGCAGGTATCCCCGGAGCCTCGCAGGCCAGGTCTTCGCTCTGCAGGTGGCTGTCGTCGTGCTCCTCGTGGCCGCTGCGGTGCTGGCGCTCGTAGTGGAATCCCGGTACGACAACAGCGCGGAGGCGAGAGACCGCTCCATCGCCGTCGCGCAGACATTCGCTCATTCACCGGGCCTCCTGACCGCGCTGAAAGCCCCTGATCCTTCCGCGGTGCTCCAGCCGCTCACCGAGGCGGGGCGGAAGGCGGCCGGCGTCGACTTCATCGTGGTGACGGACACGGAAGGGATCCGCTACACGCATCCCCGGCCGGAGCTGATCGGGAAGAGGATCGTCGCCACCATCGCGCCGGCGCTGGCCGGCCACGTGTACACCGAGACGGTCAACGGCCCGCTCGGCCGCGAGGCGCAGGCGATCGTCCCCGTCCACGATCACGCGCAGGTCGTGGCCCTGGTGGCTGCCGGCATGAAGGTCGAGAAGGTGACCGGAGCGGTGGCGCGGCAGATTCCGATCATCCTCGGTGCGGGAGCGATTGCGCTCGGATTGGCCACGAGCGGGACGGCGCTGGTGGCCAGGCGGCTACGGCGGCAGACCCACCGTCTGGCCCCTGCCGAGATGAATCGCATGTACGAGCATCACGATGCGGTGCTGCACGCCGTGCGCGAAGGCGTGCTCATCGTCAGCAAAGACGGTCGACTGCTGCTGGCCAACGACGAGGCCAGACGGCTGCTGGATCTGCCGCTCGACGCCGAGGGGCGACGCGTCTCGGACTTGTCCGGCCTTGATCCCGGCATGCTGGAGCTGCTGACGTCGGGGCGGGCGGCCACGGACGAAGTGCACCTCGCGGGGAGCCGACTGCTCGCGGTGAACCAGCGGCCCACGGACCGTCACGGTGGCCCCCAGGGGACGGTCGCGACCTTGCGTGACTCCACAGAACTGCGGACGCTGTCCGGCAGGGCGGAGAACGCCCGCGAGCGGCTGCGCCTGCTGTACGACGCAGGTCTCGGCATCGGTACCACGCTCGATGTGGTGCGCACGGCCGACGAACTGACCGAGATCGCGGTCCCCCGGCTCGCCGACTTCGCAACCGTCGATCTGGCCGAACCGGTCCTCCACGGTGACGAGCCGACCAGTACGGACACGGACATGCGCCGCACCGCTGTACGCGGCATCCGGGACGACCATCCCCTGTACGAACTCGGCCAGCTGATCAACTTTCTCCCTTCCACGCCACAGGCACAGGCCTTCGCCACCGGTCGGCCGGAGCTGGTGCCCGACCTGGCCGCCGCACCCGGCTGGCTCGCCCAGGATCCGGAGCGGACGCGGACGATCGTCGATTACGGCATCCATTCGCTCATCACGGTGCCTCTCCAGGCACGGGGCGTCATCCTGGGCATGGCCAACTTCTGGCGCTCCGAGAAGCCCCAGCCGTTCGAGGAGGACGACCTGTCCCTGGCCGAAGAACTGGTCGCACGGGCGGCCGTCAGCATTGACAACGCCCGCCGCTACACCCGTGAGCACGTCATGGCCGTGACTCTGCAACGCAGCCTGCTCCCGAGGGCCCTGCCCGAGCAGAGCGCGCTCGATGTCGCCTATCGCTACCTGCCCGCACTCTCCGGGGTGAGCGGCGACTGGTTCGACGTGATCCCGCTCCCGGGCGGCCGGGTGGCGCTGGTCGTCGGGGATGTCGTCGGCCACGGCCTGCACGCGGCCGCAACGATGGGACGGCTGCGTACGGCCGTGCACAACTTCTCCACACTCGACTTTCCGCCTGACGAGATCCTCCGCCACCTCGACGACCTGGTCGGGCGCATCGACCAGGAGGAGGCGGAAACCACCGCCGATGCGGGGATCACAGGAGCCACCTGCCTGTACGCGATCTACGATCCTGTCTCCCGCCACTGCGCCATGGCCCGGGCCGGGCACCCCCCGCCCGCACTGGTCCGGCCCGACGGCAGTGTGTCGTTCCCCGACCTGCCGGCCGGCCCGCCCCTGGGCCTGGGCGGCATGCCGTTCGAGACGGCCGAACTGGAGGTGGCGGAGGGCACGCAGTTCGTCCTCTACACCGATGGGCTCATCGAGGACCGCACCCGGGACATCGACGTGGGGATCGAACTGCTGCGTCAGGCCCTGGCGTGCCATCCCGACCGGTCGCCGGAGGAGAGCTGCCAGGCGGTCCTCGACGCGCTCCTGCCAGATCGGCCGAAGGACGATGTGGCGCTGCTCATCGCCCGGACGCGCGCGACCCGGCCCGACCATGTCGCCGACTGGGACGTGCCGTTCGATCCTGCCGCTGTGGCGGGAATGCGTGCTGCAGTGGCGGAGAAGGTCGACGACTGGGGTCTGTCCGAGCTTACGTTCGCCACGGAACTGCTGCTCAGCGAGTTGATCACCAATGCCATCCGCTACGGCTCCGCGCCGGTCACCGTACGACTGCTGCGCGACCGCACCCTGACCTGCGAGGTGGCCGACAGCAGCAGCACCTCGCCCCATCTGCGTGATGCCGCCGCGATGGACGAAGGAGGCCGCGGTCTGTTCCTCGTCGCACGGCTGGCCGAGCGCTGGGGCACCCGTTACACCCCCCAGGGAAAGGTCATCTGGGCGGAGATGTCGCTGCCCCGGCCCGACGGGAACGCGGAAGGCACGGCGTGGTCGGACGTCCTCGACGCGGAACTCTGA
- a CDS encoding aminotransferase class V-fold PLP-dependent enzyme: protein METTSLSRAVDGEFAPRVTYLNTSTCGLLPRRTVAAVTALAETVASGSRAGSGDFEVVEAARSGFARLAGVDADRVAVGSSVSVHVGLIAASLEPGAEVVAPEGEFSSVVSPFAVRGDLRMRYVPLDRLADAVGPDTALVAFSSVQSANGRIADLKAVRAAAGAHGARTLLDATQSAGWLPLDAGEYDYTVTGGFKFLLCPRGASFLTVTEEAQRTLPVLFAGMSAADDPWSSTYGPVEQLSRTARRYDEPPAFLSYHGAERSLALLNEVGVDAIHAHATGLAARMRAGLAGLGHEAVPGESAIVAVPGLGEWEPELARAGVVVSNRAGSLRAAFHLYNTEADVDRALDVLSG, encoded by the coding sequence ATGGAGACTACTTCGCTCAGCCGTGCGGTGGACGGCGAGTTCGCGCCGAGGGTGACCTACCTCAACACCTCCACCTGCGGGCTGCTGCCCCGGCGGACCGTGGCGGCCGTGACAGCGCTCGCCGAGACGGTCGCCTCGGGCAGCAGGGCCGGTTCCGGTGACTTCGAAGTGGTGGAAGCGGCCCGGTCCGGCTTCGCCCGCCTCGCCGGGGTCGACGCCGACCGGGTGGCCGTCGGCAGCTCCGTCTCCGTACACGTCGGGCTGATCGCCGCCTCGCTGGAGCCGGGGGCCGAAGTCGTGGCGCCCGAGGGCGAGTTCAGCTCCGTGGTCAGTCCCTTCGCGGTCCGCGGCGACCTCCGGATGCGTTACGTCCCGCTGGACCGGCTGGCCGATGCGGTGGGGCCGGACACCGCGCTCGTCGCCTTCTCCTCCGTGCAGTCGGCCAACGGCCGGATCGCCGACCTGAAGGCGGTGCGCGCGGCGGCCGGCGCCCACGGCGCCCGGACACTGCTCGACGCCACCCAGTCGGCCGGCTGGCTGCCGCTGGACGCCGGGGAGTACGACTACACCGTCACCGGCGGCTTCAAGTTCCTGCTGTGCCCGCGCGGTGCGTCGTTCCTCACCGTCACCGAGGAGGCGCAGCGGACCCTGCCGGTGCTCTTCGCCGGCATGTCCGCCGCCGACGACCCCTGGAGCAGCACGTACGGCCCGGTCGAGCAGCTCTCCCGGACCGCGCGTCGTTACGACGAACCGCCGGCCTTCCTCTCGTACCACGGCGCCGAGCGGTCCCTCGCGCTGCTGAACGAGGTCGGTGTGGACGCCATTCATGCCCATGCCACCGGGCTCGCGGCCCGCATGCGGGCGGGGCTGGCCGGGCTGGGGCACGAGGCGGTGCCGGGGGAGTCGGCGATCGTGGCCGTGCCCGGACTGGGTGAGTGGGAACCGGAACTCGCGCGGGCCGGGGTGGTGGTCTCGAACCGGGCGGGGAGTCTGCGCGCGGCCTTCCACCTGTACAACACGGAGGCCGATGTGGACCGGGCCCTGGACGTGCTCTCCGGCTGA
- a CDS encoding DsbA family oxidoreductase, which translates to MRVEIWSDIACPWCYIGKARFEKGLAGFAHRDQVEVVHRSFELDPGRAKGDTAQVIDMLAQKYGRTREEAQAMEANVAANAQAEGLGYLTEGRDHGNTFDVHRLLHLAKARGRQDELLSLAYRANFAEERSVYDAGVLVELAVEAGLDADEARAVLADPEAYAAEVRADEREASELGANAVPFFVFDRRYGISGGQPAEVFAQALEQAWKDRPLTAIGGDAAACDADGACEVPQAGGSA; encoded by the coding sequence ATGCGCGTCGAGATCTGGAGCGACATAGCCTGCCCCTGGTGCTACATCGGGAAGGCCCGCTTCGAGAAGGGCCTGGCGGGGTTCGCCCACCGCGACCAGGTCGAGGTCGTGCACCGGTCCTTCGAGCTCGACCCCGGGCGCGCCAAGGGGGACACCGCGCAGGTGATCGACATGCTGGCGCAGAAGTACGGGCGCACCCGTGAAGAGGCGCAGGCCATGGAGGCGAACGTCGCGGCCAACGCGCAGGCCGAAGGGCTCGGCTACCTCACCGAGGGCCGTGACCACGGCAACACCTTCGACGTCCACCGGCTGCTCCACCTGGCCAAGGCCCGCGGCCGCCAGGACGAGCTGCTGAGCCTCGCCTACCGGGCGAACTTCGCCGAGGAGCGCTCCGTCTACGACGCCGGCGTACTGGTCGAGCTGGCCGTCGAGGCCGGGCTCGACGCCGACGAGGCGCGCGCCGTTCTCGCCGACCCGGAGGCGTACGCGGCCGAGGTGCGGGCCGATGAGCGGGAGGCGTCCGAGCTGGGCGCCAACGCGGTGCCGTTCTTCGTGTTCGACCGGCGTTACGGCATCTCCGGCGGCCAGCCCGCCGAGGTCTTCGCCCAGGCGCTGGAGCAGGCGTGGAAGGACCGCCCGCTCACCGCGATCGGTGGGGACGCCGCGGCGTGCGACGCCGACGGAGCCTGCGAGGTTCCGCAGGCCGGCGGCAGCGCCTGA